One region of Nitrospirota bacterium genomic DNA includes:
- the rpmF gene encoding 50S ribosomal protein L32 has protein sequence MANPTHRHTRSRRDKRRANWKGQSPNVILCPECEEPKLSHRACPHCGSYNGRKVLEIVEKEA, from the coding sequence ATGGCAAACCCGACACACAGACATACCCGGTCCCGGCGGGACAAGAGGAGGGCAAACTGGAAGGGGCAGAGCCCCAATGTCATCCTCTGCCCCGAGTGCGAGGAGCCCAAGCTGTCCCACCGGGCCTGCCCTCACTGCGGGTCGTACAACGGTCGGAAGGTCCTGGAGATAGTCGAAAAAGAGGCATGA
- a CDS encoding DUF177 domain-containing protein: protein MKIQVSRIPEEGLDIEGEEAFVDEDAGPVTAKVSLRVEKVEEDVLMRGEATAGLRLVCSRCLKEFERDLTVPLDLAFSPEKEMGEEEEHELAEEEMSTGFYSEDEIDLAEVVREQMLLNIPMKSLCDEACKGLCPHCGADLNVETCACGTREVDPRLKALEKFFKKGEN from the coding sequence ATGAAGATCCAAGTCTCACGGATACCCGAAGAGGGTCTGGACATAGAGGGCGAAGAGGCGTTTGTCGACGAGGATGCGGGGCCTGTCACGGCGAAGGTGAGCCTTCGGGTCGAGAAAGTCGAAGAGGACGTCCTCATGAGGGGAGAGGCCACGGCCGGACTCCGTCTGGTTTGCAGCCGCTGCCTCAAGGAGTTCGAGAGGGACCTCACCGTCCCCCTGGACCTTGCCTTCTCCCCCGAGAAGGAGATGGGCGAGGAAGAGGAGCACGAGCTGGCCGAGGAGGAGATGAGCACCGGCTTTTACAGCGAGGACGAAATCGACCTCGCCGAGGTGGTCCGCGAGCAGATGCTCCTGAACATCCCCATGAAGTCCCTCTGCGACGAGGCGTGCAAGGGCCTCTGCCCCCACTGCGGAGCGGACCTCAACGTAGAGACATGCGCCTGCGGGACCAGGGAGGTCGACCCCCGTCTCAAGGCTCTGGAGAAGTTTTTCAAGAAGGGAGAGAACTAG